A genomic region of Trueperaceae bacterium contains the following coding sequences:
- a CDS encoding sugar phosphate isomerase/epimerase produces MSETSRGAAGTPPGGQGGPWSRGRVGIGPIGWVNDDIRGWGPEYTAARVMSEMSELGYAASEMSYVYPQEPAALRAALAEHGLVLAGAYRWTNFAHAEFLEDELAAARAHVDFCRAAGAGFANLAEGGGSLHWDRRGRLGAVEPLSDEQWGRVCSALNEVGAYAREHGVALCVHPHGGTAIEKPAEIERLFASTDPALVGYCLDTGHIAYGGGDPGATARRFAARVGYVHLKDVRADVLARVKREGLSFVEAVKANVFCTPGAGALAFDPVIGALEGAGYAGWYIVEAEQDPAAHDPYVVSGAARAFLRERYGL; encoded by the coding sequence ATGAGCGAGACGAGTAGAGGCGCCGCGGGCACCCCGCCCGGCGGCCAAGGCGGCCCGTGGTCGCGGGGCCGGGTCGGGATCGGGCCCATCGGGTGGGTCAACGACGACATCCGCGGCTGGGGCCCGGAGTACACGGCCGCGCGCGTCATGAGCGAGATGTCGGAGCTCGGTTACGCGGCCTCCGAGATGAGCTACGTCTACCCGCAGGAGCCGGCCGCGTTGCGCGCGGCCCTCGCCGAGCACGGGCTCGTGCTGGCCGGCGCCTACCGCTGGACGAACTTCGCGCACGCCGAGTTCCTGGAGGACGAGCTGGCGGCGGCGCGCGCGCACGTGGACTTCTGCCGGGCCGCCGGCGCGGGCTTCGCCAACCTCGCCGAGGGCGGCGGCTCGCTGCACTGGGACAGGCGGGGCCGACTGGGCGCCGTCGAGCCGCTCTCGGACGAGCAGTGGGGCCGGGTCTGCTCCGCCCTGAACGAGGTCGGCGCGTACGCGCGCGAACACGGCGTGGCGCTATGCGTGCACCCGCACGGCGGCACCGCCATCGAGAAACCCGCGGAGATCGAGCGCCTGTTCGCCTCGACGGACCCGGCGCTCGTCGGCTACTGCCTCGACACCGGCCACATCGCGTACGGCGGCGGCGACCCGGGCGCGACGGCGCGCCGTTTCGCGGCGCGCGTCGGCTACGTGCACCTGAAGGACGTGCGCGCCGACGTCCTCGCGCGCGTGAAGCGCGAGGGCCTCTCCTTCGTCGAGGCCGTCAAGGCCAACGTCTTCTGCACGCCGGGCGCGGGGGCGCTCGCCTTCGACCCCGTCATCGGCGCGCTCGAGGGCGCCGGCTACGCGGGCTGGTACATCGTGGAAGCCGAGCAGGACCCCGCGGCGCACGACCCCTATGTGGTGTCGGGGGCGGCCAGGGCGTTCCTGCGCGAGAGGTACGGGTTGTGA
- the iolD gene encoding 3D-(3,5/4)-trihydroxycyclohexane-1,2-dione acylhydrolase (decyclizing), whose amino-acid sequence MSTLRLTVGQAIVKYLAAQSSERDGVARRLVPGMFAILGHGNVTGLGQALQELGPEVGLRAYRPQNEQAMVHTAAAFAKHADRLQALACTASIGPGSTNMLTGAAGATINRLPVLLFPSDYFANRIPDPVLQQLEHPLEHDVSVNDAFRPVSRFFTRVTRPEQLLSVLPEAMRVLTDPAETGAVVIALPEDVQTEAYDWPAELFAERAWRVRRPEPEPELVAEVARRLARARRPLVVCGGGVIYSGASAELAAFARRHGVPVVESQAGKGALAWDHPSNAGAMGAAGGLAANRLAADADLVIAVGTRLGDFVTASKTAFQDPGVEFVSINVVAADAGKLRSLPVVADAKRALERLGAELADAGWSGAPQPWRERVRTVKAEWDGIVDALRSGEGLAATRGGVDPGGVDPGGVGPDGVDAGRLAQAEVIGIVNDAVGGHATVVCAAGSMPGDLLKLWRPEDPKAYHLEYGYSCMGYEIPAGIGVKLAEPEREVVVMIGDGSYLMMNSEIVTALAEGLRFTIVLVDNHGFQSIHGLQRASGTPSFLNELRGRAALGGALDGPYQSVDYTAHAAALGADAVFAPTREALVAALAAARSAERVTVIVVPAHPEKRVPGFEGWWDVPIAEATEQENVRAARWEYDRGRAKQRTV is encoded by the coding sequence GTGAGCACGCTGCGGCTGACCGTAGGCCAGGCGATCGTCAAGTACCTCGCCGCGCAGTCGTCCGAGCGCGACGGGGTGGCGAGGCGGCTCGTGCCCGGCATGTTCGCCATCCTCGGCCACGGCAACGTGACCGGCCTCGGCCAGGCGCTGCAGGAGCTCGGGCCGGAGGTCGGCCTGCGCGCCTACAGGCCGCAGAACGAGCAGGCCATGGTGCATACGGCCGCCGCCTTCGCCAAGCACGCCGACAGGTTGCAGGCGCTCGCCTGCACGGCCTCCATCGGCCCCGGGTCGACCAACATGCTCACGGGCGCGGCGGGCGCCACCATCAACCGCCTGCCGGTGCTCCTCTTCCCGTCCGACTACTTCGCCAACCGCATCCCCGACCCCGTGCTGCAGCAGCTCGAGCACCCGCTCGAGCACGACGTGAGCGTGAACGACGCCTTCCGGCCCGTCTCGCGCTTCTTCACCCGCGTCACGCGCCCCGAGCAGCTCCTCTCGGTCCTGCCCGAGGCCATGCGCGTGCTGACCGACCCCGCCGAGACGGGCGCGGTCGTGATCGCCCTCCCCGAGGACGTGCAGACGGAGGCGTACGACTGGCCCGCGGAGCTCTTCGCCGAGCGCGCATGGCGCGTGCGGCGCCCCGAGCCGGAGCCGGAGCTCGTCGCGGAGGTGGCGCGCCGGCTGGCGCGTGCGCGGCGGCCGCTCGTCGTGTGCGGCGGCGGCGTCATCTACTCCGGCGCGAGCGCGGAGCTCGCGGCGTTCGCGCGGCGCCACGGGGTGCCCGTGGTGGAGTCCCAGGCCGGCAAGGGCGCGCTGGCGTGGGACCACCCGTCCAACGCCGGGGCGATGGGCGCCGCCGGCGGCCTGGCCGCCAACCGCCTGGCCGCGGACGCCGACCTCGTGATTGCCGTGGGCACGCGCCTCGGCGACTTCGTCACGGCCTCGAAGACGGCCTTCCAGGACCCTGGGGTGGAGTTCGTGAGCATCAACGTCGTCGCGGCCGACGCCGGCAAGTTGAGGAGCCTCCCGGTCGTTGCCGACGCCAAGCGTGCCCTCGAGCGCCTCGGCGCCGAGCTGGCCGACGCCGGCTGGAGCGGCGCGCCGCAACCGTGGCGCGAGCGGGTCAGGACGGTCAAGGCCGAGTGGGACGGCATCGTCGACGCACTGCGCTCCGGCGAGGGCCTGGCCGCGACGCGCGGCGGGGTGGATCCGGGTGGGGTGGATCCGGGTGGGGTGGGTCCTGACGGCGTGGACGCAGGGCGGCTGGCGCAGGCCGAGGTCATCGGCATCGTCAACGACGCCGTAGGCGGTCACGCCACCGTCGTCTGCGCCGCCGGCAGCATGCCCGGCGACCTCCTGAAGCTGTGGCGGCCAGAAGACCCGAAGGCCTACCACCTCGAGTACGGCTACTCGTGCATGGGCTACGAGATCCCCGCCGGCATCGGCGTCAAGCTGGCCGAGCCGGAGCGCGAGGTCGTGGTCATGATCGGCGACGGCTCCTACCTGATGATGAACAGCGAGATCGTGACGGCGCTCGCCGAAGGGCTGCGCTTCACTATCGTGCTCGTCGACAACCACGGCTTCCAGTCGATCCACGGCCTGCAGCGCGCCTCCGGCACGCCCTCGTTCCTCAACGAGCTGCGCGGCCGCGCCGCGCTCGGCGGTGCCCTGGACGGGCCGTACCAGAGCGTCGACTACACGGCGCACGCGGCGGCGCTCGGCGCCGACGCCGTGTTCGCGCCGACCAGGGAGGCGCTGGTCGCGGCGCTGGCAGCGGCGCGCTCCGCCGAGCGCGTCACCGTGATCGTCGTGCCCGCGCACCCTGAGAAGCGCGTACCCGGCTTCGAGGGCTGGTGGGACGTACCAATCGCCGAGGCCACCGAGCAGGAGAACGTGCGCGCCGCGCGCTGGGAGTACGACCGCGGCAGGGCGAAGCAGAGGACGGTATGA
- a CDS encoding ABC transporter ATP-binding protein translates to MPAPAPVRLEGVTKKFGQDVVAVDRLDLAITPGSLVTLLGPSGCGKTTTLRMIAGLEPVSGGNILIDDQDVTRLAANHRDVTMVFQSYALFPHMSVFDNVAYGLRIARVSGAELEKRVKEALATVGMVGLEKRSPSALSGGQQQRVALARSLVLEPRVLLFDEPLSNLDAKLRRRVRQEIRDLQQRLGITSVYVTHDQEEALAISDTIVVMQGGRIQQQGSPHELYTQPANRFVADFIGSANFLPGEYDGSSVRVGPYRFPYAQAFPEGKATVMVRPEAVRLATAGGPGTLGDAEAGFLPATVKSVSYLGITSELLLATPLGELASSVSGEGRSRFMRGDAVEVTFHTAGVYLLPEGGETAS, encoded by the coding sequence ATGCCCGCCCCGGCCCCCGTTAGACTCGAGGGCGTAACCAAGAAGTTCGGCCAGGACGTCGTGGCCGTCGACCGGCTCGACCTGGCCATCACTCCGGGCTCGCTCGTCACCCTGCTCGGTCCGTCCGGCTGCGGCAAGACGACGACGCTCCGCATGATCGCCGGGTTGGAGCCCGTCAGCGGCGGCAACATCCTCATCGACGACCAGGACGTCACGCGCCTGGCCGCCAACCACCGCGACGTCACCATGGTGTTCCAGAGCTACGCGCTCTTCCCGCACATGAGCGTGTTCGACAACGTCGCCTACGGTCTGCGCATCGCCAGGGTCTCAGGCGCCGAGTTGGAGAAGCGCGTCAAGGAGGCGCTGGCGACCGTCGGGATGGTCGGCCTCGAGAAGCGCAGTCCGTCCGCCCTCTCCGGCGGCCAGCAGCAGCGCGTGGCGCTGGCGCGCTCCCTCGTGCTCGAGCCGCGCGTCCTGCTCTTCGACGAGCCCCTCTCCAACCTCGACGCCAAGCTGCGTAGGCGCGTGCGTCAGGAGATCCGCGACCTGCAGCAGCGCCTCGGCATCACGAGCGTCTACGTCACCCACGACCAGGAGGAGGCGCTCGCCATCTCCGACACGATCGTGGTCATGCAGGGCGGTCGCATCCAGCAGCAGGGCTCGCCGCACGAGCTCTACACGCAGCCCGCCAACCGCTTCGTGGCCGACTTCATCGGCTCCGCCAACTTCCTGCCCGGCGAGTACGACGGGTCGTCCGTACGCGTCGGCCCGTACCGCTTCCCGTACGCGCAGGCGTTCCCCGAGGGTAAGGCGACCGTCATGGTCAGGCCGGAGGCCGTGCGGCTCGCCACCGCCGGGGGCCCCGGCACGCTTGGCGACGCGGAGGCGGGGTTCCTGCCCGCCACCGTCAAGAGCGTCAGCTACCTGGGCATCACCAGCGAGCTGCTGCTCGCCACGCCGCTCGGTGAGCTCGCCTCGAGCGTGTCGGGCGAGGGGCGCAGCCGCTTCATGCGCGGCGACGCGGTCGAGGTCACCTTCCACACGGCCGGCGTCTACCTCCTGCCGGAAGGGGGAGAGACGGCCTCGTGA
- a CDS encoding iron ABC transporter permease codes for MSVRSISHARTKGRGGSAAVYALAAAAAFLLLPFGRPGRPFLTIDPALRPWNLDAPWLWLLPVLALVAAAAALAPLPTLRRGNVLTFAGTGAFLVGTAWLLTTKTPFGMGALLSLCFLVVVVGYGLSLSGRVRADPFVASSILFTGLLVLLLVVYPLVTVLQASVVVNGKFTLAKFLATLQTNRFILVENPFTPRSEGALVRYFALAGLALGLAWTLWRRRPALRVVLVTLASGLAGLVVGLMLFARGAVPSSLTLAVIAATVATLLGLGFALLGQRTRFRFVKASLGAFSVLPIITPPFILAFSMIFLLGRRGLLTFDILGISSNWIFGIPGVALAQILAFTPIAYMVIQGSVAALDAALEEASTTLGASQWHTFRTVTWPLLRPGLANAFLLTVIESFADFGNPLILGGDRNYLATEVFSAFAARFDQAEAAVYGVVLLFVVLLVFYAQARWLGRGSFVTVTGKPSRRAFTRLPGGLEAVLLVGFAVWAAVVVALYASIIYGSFVQLWGVNGTLTLKHWRDLTNAGVPVFLYTMRIAAISAVPAALLGFLIAYLVVRQEFWGRRLLEFGSMLSFATPGTVMGIAYILAFNTGPWLLTSSAVIIVLSFVFRNMPVAIRGGVAGFAQIDRSLEEASTMLGSGSFRTLRTILVPLLVIPIVSGLIFAFVRAMTAISQVIFVVSPGNQLTTVLLLGWVEQGQTGRAAAMGTLLIVSMLVVILLLNLLTRRRGGITGEVVA; via the coding sequence GTGTCCGTCCGTTCCATCTCACATGCGCGTACCAAGGGACGCGGCGGCTCGGCTGCCGTCTACGCACTGGCGGCCGCCGCGGCGTTCCTCCTCCTGCCGTTCGGCCGACCGGGCAGACCGTTCCTGACGATCGACCCGGCCTTGAGGCCGTGGAACCTAGATGCGCCCTGGCTCTGGCTCCTGCCGGTCCTCGCGCTCGTGGCGGCCGCTGCCGCCCTCGCGCCGCTCCCCACGCTCAGGCGTGGCAACGTCCTCACGTTCGCCGGCACCGGCGCCTTCCTCGTCGGGACGGCGTGGTTGCTGACCACCAAGACGCCGTTCGGCATGGGCGCGCTCCTGTCGCTCTGCTTCCTCGTCGTGGTCGTCGGTTACGGCCTCAGCCTCTCCGGCAGGGTGAGGGCCGACCCGTTCGTGGCCAGCAGCATCCTCTTCACTGGGCTGCTCGTCCTCCTGCTGGTCGTGTACCCGCTGGTCACGGTGCTCCAGGCCTCCGTGGTCGTGAACGGCAAGTTCACGCTCGCCAAGTTCCTGGCCACGCTGCAGACCAACCGCTTCATCCTGGTCGAGAACCCGTTCACCCCGCGCAGCGAGGGCGCCCTGGTGCGCTACTTCGCGCTGGCCGGGCTCGCGCTCGGGCTCGCCTGGACGCTGTGGCGGCGCCGGCCGGCCTTGCGCGTCGTCCTCGTGACGCTCGCGAGCGGCCTCGCCGGCCTCGTCGTCGGCCTCATGCTCTTCGCGCGCGGCGCCGTCCCCAGCAGCCTGACGCTGGCCGTGATAGCCGCCACCGTCGCCACGCTCCTCGGGCTCGGCTTCGCCCTCCTCGGGCAGCGCACGCGTTTCCGCTTCGTCAAGGCCTCGCTCGGCGCCTTCAGCGTGCTGCCCATCATCACGCCGCCCTTCATCCTCGCGTTCTCGATGATCTTCCTCCTCGGGCGCCGCGGGCTGCTCACGTTCGACATCCTCGGCATCTCCAGCAACTGGATCTTCGGCATCCCCGGCGTGGCGCTGGCACAGATCCTGGCGTTCACGCCCATCGCGTACATGGTCATCCAGGGCTCCGTGGCCGCGCTCGACGCGGCCCTCGAGGAGGCGTCCACCACGCTCGGCGCCAGCCAGTGGCACACGTTCCGCACGGTGACGTGGCCCCTCCTGCGGCCGGGCCTCGCCAACGCGTTCCTGCTCACGGTCATCGAGTCGTTCGCGGACTTCGGCAACCCCCTCATCCTCGGCGGCGACCGCAACTACCTGGCCACCGAGGTGTTCTCCGCGTTCGCCGCCCGCTTCGACCAGGCAGAGGCGGCCGTCTACGGCGTGGTGCTCCTCTTCGTCGTGCTGCTCGTGTTCTACGCCCAGGCGCGGTGGCTCGGTCGCGGCTCGTTCGTCACCGTCACGGGCAAGCCGTCGCGGCGCGCCTTCACGCGCCTGCCCGGGGGGCTCGAGGCCGTGCTCCTCGTCGGCTTCGCCGTGTGGGCCGCCGTGGTGGTCGCCCTCTACGCCTCCATCATCTACGGCTCGTTCGTGCAGCTCTGGGGGGTGAACGGGACCCTGACGCTCAAGCACTGGCGCGACCTCACGAACGCCGGCGTGCCCGTGTTCCTCTACACGATGCGGATCGCGGCCATCAGCGCCGTCCCGGCCGCGCTGCTCGGCTTCCTGATCGCCTACCTGGTCGTCAGGCAGGAGTTCTGGGGCAGGCGGCTCCTAGAGTTCGGCTCGATGCTGTCGTTCGCCACGCCCGGCACCGTGATGGGCATCGCGTACATCCTGGCCTTCAACACCGGCCCCTGGCTCCTCACGTCGAGCGCTGTGATCATCGTGCTCTCCTTCGTCTTCCGCAACATGCCCGTCGCCATCCGCGGCGGCGTGGCCGGCTTCGCGCAGATCGACAGGAGCCTGGAGGAGGCCTCGACCATGCTCGGCTCGGGCTCGTTCAGGACGCTTCGGACCATCCTCGTGCCGCTCCTCGTCATCCCGATCGTCTCTGGCTTGATCTTCGCGTTCGTGCGCGCCATGACCGCCATCAGCCAGGTCATCTTCGTCGTCAGCCCAGGCAACCAGCTGACGACCGTGCTCCTCCTCGGCTGGGTCGAGCAGGGTCAGACAGGGCGCGCGGCCGCCATGGGTACACTCTTGATAGTGTCCATGCTGGTCGTGATCCTGCTACTCAACCTGCTCACCCGGCGGCGTGGGGGCATCACCGGAGAGGTGGTGGCCTGA
- a CDS encoding ABC transporter substrate-binding protein: MRRLFLGVALSLLLFAGLGNAQRVNVLCSPDLAWCEALGPAFKAATGLDLEFIRLGSSEALARLRAEAANPVFDVWFGGTGDPHLAAFNEGLTEFYKPSSWDDLLPSLTNSVGETYIPLYTGALGFVINEGILAEHGVETPQCWADMTDPALKNLIAMPDPNASGTAYTAIATLVQIMGEDAAFEYLAALHQNVQQYTRSGAAPGQLAGRGDVAIAIQFMHDGVKFAEEGFPLTVIAPCEGTGFEIGGLSLVKGAPERDAAIQFIEWALSPEAQMVAATVGSYQVQSNSKTPVPAAAPDLDTIKLIDYDFAKYGDPAERDRLVSRWTNEIFPQPR, encoded by the coding sequence GTGAGACGACTGTTCCTAGGCGTGGCTCTGTCGCTGCTGCTCTTCGCCGGTCTCGGTAACGCCCAACGCGTCAACGTGTTGTGCAGCCCCGACCTGGCCTGGTGTGAGGCGCTCGGTCCGGCCTTCAAGGCGGCCACCGGCCTCGACCTCGAGTTCATCCGCCTCGGGTCGAGCGAGGCGCTCGCGCGCTTGCGCGCCGAAGCCGCCAACCCGGTGTTCGACGTCTGGTTCGGCGGCACCGGCGATCCGCACCTCGCCGCCTTCAACGAGGGCCTCACCGAGTTCTACAAGCCGTCCTCGTGGGACGACCTGCTCCCCAGCCTCACCAATTCCGTGGGCGAGACGTACATCCCGCTCTACACGGGCGCCCTCGGCTTCGTGATCAACGAGGGCATCCTCGCCGAGCACGGCGTCGAGACCCCGCAGTGCTGGGCCGACATGACCGACCCCGCCCTCAAGAACCTCATCGCGATGCCGGACCCGAACGCCTCCGGCACGGCCTACACGGCCATCGCCACGCTCGTGCAGATCATGGGCGAGGACGCGGCCTTCGAGTACCTCGCCGCGCTGCACCAGAACGTGCAGCAGTACACGCGCTCCGGCGCCGCCCCCGGGCAGCTCGCCGGCCGCGGCGACGTCGCCATCGCCATCCAGTTCATGCACGACGGCGTCAAGTTCGCCGAGGAGGGCTTCCCGCTCACCGTCATCGCCCCCTGCGAGGGCACGGGCTTCGAGATCGGCGGCCTGAGCCTCGTCAAGGGTGCGCCTGAGCGCGACGCGGCCATCCAGTTCATCGAGTGGGCCCTCTCGCCCGAGGCCCAGATGGTGGCGGCCACGGTCGGCTCCTACCAGGTGCAGTCGAACAGCAAGACCCCCGTGCCTGCCGCGGCCCCCGACCTCGATACCATCAAGCTCATCGACTACGACTTCGCCAAGTACGGCGACCCGGCCGAGCGCGACCGTCTGGTCAGCCGCTGGACGAACGAGATCTTCCCGCAGCCGCGCTGA
- a CDS encoding metalloregulator ArsR/SmtB family transcription factor, which translates to MHPFAVLGDPVRRRLVEVLADGERAAGELVELVGGEFGITQSAVSQQLHVLREQGFATVRAEGRRRIYVLDPRPLRTVGAWAARYRSFWEAAMDGLESEVELGKSERMKAGRAAS; encoded by the coding sequence ATGCACCCTTTCGCGGTCCTGGGCGACCCTGTGCGCCGCCGTCTGGTCGAGGTGCTCGCCGACGGCGAGCGCGCCGCGGGAGAGCTGGTCGAGCTGGTGGGCGGCGAGTTCGGGATCACCCAGTCGGCGGTGTCGCAGCAGCTGCATGTCCTCAGGGAGCAGGGGTTCGCCACCGTACGCGCCGAGGGCAGGCGCCGGATCTACGTCCTGGACCCGCGACCCCTACGGACCGTCGGCGCCTGGGCCGCCCGCTACCGCTCGTTCTGGGAAGCCGCCATGGACGGCCTGGAGAGCGAGGTGGAGCTGGGCAAGTCCGAGCGTATGAAGGCGGGGCGGGCAGCCAGCTAG
- a CDS encoding SRPBCC family protein, with translation MAFRFEEHLSHMDRRVSSGMRDGMETAVVVAGRTYATDALDLWRALTTPERLSRWFLPVSGDLRLGGRYQFEGNAGGTIQECVEPELIKATWEFGGGVSWLTLRLVPQVDGTRLELEHEAPLMPGFSDVYGPGAVGVGWDGGFLGLAFHLADTGAAKPPEADPEWPMSAEGKAFYGAAAVAWGEADAAAGTPVDQARARAETTRKFYTGEGPGMGASEGEPTAGE, from the coding sequence ATGGCTTTCCGGTTCGAAGAGCATCTCTCGCACATGGACCGCCGCGTCTCAAGCGGCATGCGCGACGGCATGGAGACGGCCGTCGTCGTAGCCGGACGCACCTACGCCACGGACGCCCTCGACCTCTGGCGCGCCCTCACGACGCCGGAGCGCCTGTCGCGCTGGTTCCTGCCCGTCAGCGGCGACCTGCGCCTCGGCGGCCGCTACCAGTTCGAGGGGAACGCCGGCGGCACCATCCAGGAGTGCGTCGAGCCGGAACTCATCAAGGCCACGTGGGAGTTCGGCGGCGGGGTCAGCTGGCTGACGTTGCGGCTCGTCCCGCAGGTCGACGGCACGCGGCTGGAGCTGGAGCACGAGGCGCCGCTCATGCCGGGCTTCAGCGACGTGTACGGCCCGGGCGCCGTCGGCGTCGGCTGGGACGGCGGCTTCCTCGGCCTGGCCTTCCACCTCGCGGACACGGGCGCGGCGAAGCCGCCGGAGGCCGACCCGGAGTGGCCGATGTCGGCGGAAGGGAAGGCGTTCTACGGGGCGGCGGCCGTCGCATGGGGCGAGGCCGACGCCGCGGCCGGCACCCCGGTAGACCAAGCGCGTGCCAGGGCCGAGACGACGAGGAAGTTCTACACGGGCGAGGGCCCCGGCATGGGCGCCTCGGAAGGCGAGCCGACGGCGGGGGAGTAG
- the moaA gene encoding GTP 3',8-cyclase MoaA has protein sequence MHTLIDQHGRIVRDLRISVTPRCNYRCTYCDPLGAGHKEPVGVVSVQDVANVVEAAVSLGLTSVRFTGGEPLLRKELPAMIRHAKRVAGVEDVAITTNGSLLARRLPELVEAGLDRLNVSLDALDPEAFRLITSGGRIETVWAGIEALVAAGLEPVKLNAVVIRGLNEGEVEGLAGLTRDRPFQVRFIEYMHLDNSSPEEYRGKYVSGAETRLRVEAALGPLQPVPVDPSAPARLYRVNGWRGAIGFINSVSEPFCAGCSRMRLTSDGRLRPCLMHDWELDVRHALRAADPVAAIREAFVLAARNKVASGIKTPVVRDRTMVAIGG, from the coding sequence ATGCACACCTTGATCGACCAGCACGGCCGCATCGTGAGGGATCTGCGGATCAGTGTCACGCCCCGCTGTAACTACCGCTGCACCTACTGCGACCCCTTGGGGGCGGGCCACAAGGAGCCTGTCGGCGTGGTGAGCGTGCAGGACGTAGCCAACGTGGTCGAGGCCGCCGTGTCGCTAGGCCTGACGTCGGTGCGCTTCACGGGGGGTGAGCCGCTCCTGCGCAAGGAGCTGCCGGCCATGATCCGCCACGCCAAACGGGTGGCGGGAGTGGAGGATGTGGCCATCACTACTAACGGCAGCCTCCTCGCCAGGCGCCTACCCGAACTCGTCGAGGCGGGTTTGGACCGCCTCAACGTCTCGCTCGACGCGCTGGACCCCGAGGCGTTCCGTCTGATCACCTCCGGAGGTCGGATCGAGACCGTGTGGGCCGGCATCGAGGCCCTCGTCGCCGCCGGCCTGGAACCCGTGAAGCTGAACGCTGTCGTCATCCGTGGGCTCAACGAGGGTGAGGTCGAAGGACTGGCCGGGCTGACCAGGGATAGACCCTTCCAGGTGAGGTTCATCGAGTACATGCACCTCGACAACTCCTCGCCCGAGGAGTACCGGGGCAAGTACGTGAGCGGCGCCGAGACCCGCCTTCGCGTGGAGGCCGCCTTAGGTCCGCTCCAACCCGTGCCGGTGGACCCGAGCGCGCCGGCGCGGCTCTACCGGGTGAACGGCTGGCGCGGCGCCATCGGCTTCATCAACTCCGTCTCGGAGCCGTTCTGCGCGGGCTGTAGTCGGATGCGGTTGACGAGCGACGGACGCTTGCGGCCATGCCTGATGCACGATTGGGAGCTCGACGTGAGGCACGCGCTTCGGGCAGCCGACCCCGTTGCCGCCATCCGCGAGGCGTTCGTTCTCGCGGCGCGCAACAAGGTGGCCTCGGGGATCAAGACGCCCGTCGTGCGGGACCGCACCATGGTGGCCATCGGAGGCTGA
- a CDS encoding molybdenum cofactor biosynthesis protein MoaE has translation MAAGLVAIAREPIDGRAWEQALDDPRSGAVVAFEGRVRDHSDGRSVAGLSYEVYDALALREGERILAEARARFAITGAALVHRAGDLDIGDCAVWVGAAAAHRDAAFNACRYIIDEVKARLPVWKRERFVEGDAVWVGADGLPGCPVGASPSAIAAAVPDGASGHVPTATDDGR, from the coding sequence ATGGCTGCCGGTCTCGTCGCCATCGCGCGCGAACCCATCGACGGCCGGGCCTGGGAACAGGCGCTCGACGACCCTCGCTCCGGTGCGGTCGTCGCCTTCGAGGGGCGCGTCCGCGATCACTCGGATGGGCGGAGCGTGGCTGGACTGAGCTACGAGGTCTATGACGCGCTCGCGCTCAGGGAGGGTGAGCGCATCCTGGCGGAGGCCCGGGCGCGCTTCGCCATCACCGGTGCGGCGCTCGTGCACCGGGCCGGTGATCTTGACATCGGCGACTGCGCTGTGTGGGTGGGCGCCGCCGCTGCCCACCGCGACGCCGCCTTCAACGCTTGCCGCTACATCATCGACGAGGTCAAGGCGCGCCTACCCGTGTGGAAACGGGAGCGCTTCGTAGAAGGTGACGCGGTGTGGGTAGGAGCGGACGGCCTGCCCGGCTGCCCGGTCGGAGCGTCGCCGTCCGCCATCGCAGCCGCCGTGCCTGACGGCGCGTCTGGTCACGTGCCGACCGCCACGGACGACGGGCGCTGA
- a CDS encoding NTP transferase domain-containing protein has protein sequence MSGPEKVARPARARRAGASPSEGVPLYGLVLAGGKSRRMGRPKWALEYHGEPHALHLREMLTEHCEMAFLSLRPDQAAEPGVAGVPLVVDAFEDLGPLGGILSAMRLHPGAAWLVLACDLPFVSHATLEHLLAQRHRVNLATAYRSPQDGLPEPLCAVYEPSALQRLEEAAADGRRCPRKVLIDAGATLIDSLDARELTNANLPTEYERALASLERGDRMTQAKSVTIDYFAVLREARGEARETLETTAATAAELYEELRVRHGFSLPRSALRVAVNDDFVPWEHELRGGDRVSFIPPVAGG, from the coding sequence ATGTCGGGCCCTGAGAAGGTGGCGCGGCCGGCGCGCGCGCGCCGGGCTGGCGCCTCGCCGAGCGAGGGCGTCCCCCTTTACGGCCTCGTGCTCGCCGGCGGCAAGAGCAGGCGCATGGGCAGACCCAAGTGGGCGCTCGAGTACCACGGCGAACCGCACGCGCTTCACCTTCGGGAGATGCTCACCGAGCACTGCGAGATGGCGTTCCTCTCGCTGCGCCCCGACCAGGCGGCCGAGCCCGGCGTGGCCGGGGTGCCGCTCGTGGTGGACGCGTTCGAGGACCTCGGCCCGCTTGGAGGCATACTCTCGGCCATGCGCCTGCACCCCGGCGCCGCTTGGCTCGTGCTCGCCTGTGACCTCCCCTTCGTGAGCCACGCCACTCTCGAGCACCTGTTGGCGCAGCGCCACCGTGTGAACCTGGCGACCGCCTACCGCAGCCCACAGGACGGTCTGCCGGAACCGCTCTGCGCCGTCTACGAGCCGAGCGCGCTGCAGCGGCTGGAGGAGGCCGCCGCCGACGGTCGGCGGTGCCCTAGGAAGGTGCTCATCGACGCGGGGGCGACCCTGATCGACAGCCTGGACGCGCGTGAGCTCACCAACGCCAACCTGCCGACCGAGTACGAGCGCGCCCTGGCGAGCCTGGAGCGGGGGGACCGGATGACCCAAGCGAAGAGCGTGACCATCGATTACTTCGCCGTGCTGCGCGAGGCGCGCGGGGAAGCCCGGGAGACCCTGGAGACGACGGCCGCGACCGCGGCGGAGCTGTACGAGGAGCTGCGTGTGCGCCACGGTTTCTCGCTGCCGCGCTCGGCATTGCGTGTCGCGGTGAACGACGACTTCGTCCCCTGGGAACACGAGCTGCGTGGCGGCGACCGGGTGAGCTTCATCCCGCCCGTTGCAGGCGGCTGA